The following is a genomic window from Globicephala melas chromosome 6, mGloMel1.2, whole genome shotgun sequence.
TTTGGGGGCCCCCAGGAAGGGGCTCAACACGCAGACCCTGGCGGCCTTGGCGTGGTCGTGCAGCGAGGACCTGGCCTCGGGCCGCGTCCTTGATCTCCTCCAACCTGGGCCCTGAGCCCCAGTCCTGACCCTCAGGCCGTCCTTAGCGTCCCTGCTAGGAAAACTGCCATTGCAGCCTGCGGAATGTGAGCCTGCCAGGTCTTTCCCTCCCTCGTGTAGTCAAGTTCTCATTATCATTCACTGTCTCCCCCTCATCCTTTCATTCCAGACCTGGCTTTTTCTTAATtcgaaaattattttaaagtacctACCTTTTAATGCTGAATTTGTTCACCTTGATGTCTTCAGGGTTAGAGGCACTCAGTCTCTGGAGATATGTGTCTGCACAGGACTAAGACTTTCTGTTTTCCCCAAAGGAACAAAGCTTGGCTTTCAGCCCCTCCACAGACTAGCTGTGTGGCTGAGGTGAGTTCCACCTGGTCCGTTCTCTCCCTGTGAGGATAATTGAGCTTTAATTGCTTCTCCAGCTCTGATCTCTGGAGAGGGGCGGCGAGAGGCAGCGGTGACTCAGGCAGAGGAGGATGAGGTCTCTTGGTGCTGCTGTCAGACCCTTGTCACTCCCATTGGCTTCCAGGCCTGCCCACCCAGGGTCAGGCCCTGGTGCTTCACCACTCCTTTGTCCACACACCCACTTTGGTGGAGGAGGTGGCCATGcccctctgtttttgtttcaggtCCCAGAACACCATGGAGGGAAGGTCTTTCATCAGATGCTTCCTTCCAGTTAAGAAAGTTGGGCTTATGGGCTGTCATGGAGACCTGAGAGCATCCAGTAGACTTAACTCCATGTGCCAGACCTTGTACAGATGGACAAACTGGGGACCAGAGGGGGGAAGGGGCTCGTCCAACTCAGTTCGCAGAGCTAGGGCTGGGAGCCAGGGTTCCcagctccttcctctgccctctggCTGCAAAGGAGAGCCGGCAATCTGGCTTGTCTTCTTCTCCTGTTGAACTTGTGGGAGTTGCCATCTTTAAGAAATCCATTAAAGAAGTTAGATTTGTGCCCACCCACTCAGCCAGCTTTGTTGTCTGGCTTGTCTTCAGCCTGGAAATCTCCCCTGGTCAGCTTGTTCCTTACTCCAGCCAACTGAGGAAACAGACTCCAGCCTAAAGAGGCTGGCAGCCTGCCAGTGTCCACCACCtcgttatgtatgtgtgtattgggTAGAGTGTGTCCCTAGGAGCCCCAGGAAATTCAATGACTGGTCATTAAGTTTGTGTTGTTCGTGGTAGCTGCCCAGGTGTGGCCAGAATAAGACCTCATCTCAAGGCCCTCAGCTGGGTCTCTTTACTCCATCCATCCTCAGCTTCCTGCCCAGCTCAGCATTTTCTGTTCACGGAAACTCCCTAAGGGAGGGGACTCTAATATTCTAATCTTCTGGGGACCATCAGCTGATATATCAACTTGTTGGGAAGCCCTGAAGAAAATGAAGGGTATGTTTTAAAGATACAGATTTGGCCTGGAACTAGAAAGGTCAAGAAGAGTCTTTCCGTATTTCCACCTGTTTTATACCTCTGACAACTGGCTTTCTCACTTCTATATATTTCCAACTCATAACAGGGCTTGCACATAGCTTTGGCTTGCCGTGGCCTTAATTCAAACTCGTGGCATCCGTATTTTTTCAGTTCCACTGGTAAATTCACTCCATATTTCTTGGCTCAAATTCCCAGTCCATGGCCAGCCTAGGGATTGGCTGCCCTTGGATCACATGTCCACTCTAGACCAGTCAGCTGTGTGATGGTAGGTCACGTGATTCAAAACATAGACACCTAAGGAGCACGGTCTACAAGGGAGAGGTTGGAGGTATTCAGAATCTTGAGTTACCTAAGATGGGAACTCAGAGTTATGGATTACCTTAGTCACTGATACAGAATCAGGCATGAATCACATGGGAGTAAGATAttacacaaacaaaaaagattttaTCAATATCCCTGGGTGAAATGAAGGGCACAGAATGAGCCTGTGTTCACAGTGCCACAGAGACCTTCAAAGACTGGCCTGCACAGACTCCCAGCCCTGCCTATCTCACCACCTGGAGATGCCACAGTTTCAGGGACACACAGCTTGGCACCTGGGTTGGTCCCTCCCACATGGACCATGTGAAGTCGTTATTCAAGAGGACTTTGTGTAGTTTGAGGCAAAACACAGAACTAAATTAGCGACGCTAAGCCCCTGCATGGGAGACATCTTCCTGGAACATTTGGGCCTGTCACACATTCCTGGAGGGAGCAGCAACACAGCTGCAGCCACAGCTGCCAGGAACACGCCCCGGGCTCCCACCCTGTGTgctggggggagggcagaggctggagggcttCCTCCGGGGGCCCTGAGTGAGCTCACCCTCACCCCCACGCTCACTGACTTCATCCTCCAAGGCTGCTTGGCCAAGAGCCCAGGCGGTGTGAGGGGCTTTCTCCCAGAACAGGCCCTGGGCCACCAGGCTGAGTGGGGGATGGGTGAATCGCAGGCCTAGCCCAGCTCCCTGGAAACCAAGGTGGTGCTGGGGGGCGTATTGAACTCTGAAATGCCCgtggattttaagaaaaaagggagggcGGTGGGTGGGCAAGGGGCGGTGGAAGGTAGAAAAATGCAAGGAAGTAAAgcttttttctccatttgttcTTTGGCAATCCCACCAGAGAATTCCAGGAGGCGTGCAGATGACATCATGGCTTACAACGGAGAAATCTCAGTAATTCTGTGAAACGGAGCCCCTGCCTACCCCGTGTTTCCGATGGAAGCTGCTTTATATTTATGTGTTTAAAGCTGTATCTTGTGTCACATTTAATGAGGgtttaatattcttaaatatctACCAAAAGTAGATTACAATGCATGAAGGTCACATAAAATGAACTTCATTTTCTCAGCATCACAAACATTTGGAATACAGAAAGTCCAGGGACGGATATTGTAAGTAAGAAAGGTACAAAAGGAGTTtgcttaaaaaattcttttaaagtttaaaaattgatttCCCCCCCCTCCAAAGTCCAAATAATTGTAGTCTAGGGAACCATCAAGGTAAAGGCTTCATATGCTCATTTCTTTGGTAAGAATGAATTCATGCAGAACTGTAAAACCGAGTGTGTGCTCAAGAGACTCACAGCATCACACGAGCAAGCACATACACCCACAGGGACAGACACACAGCTGAGTTTTTGTTGTTCTAGGCACTTCAAATCCAAGTTCTTACGTCTGCCACCTGCCCGTTACATTGGCCAAATTACTTCTTTGGAGGCAGGACATTTTCTTCAAAGAAGCCCTGGTTGACGACATTCCCTGCTGGGAAGTATCTAGCCACCACGAAGGAGGACCCATCACCTGCAGATGCCTTCCCCACTCCCATCTTCTTTGTATTCTTCCATACCATGGCAGTGAAATGTCCTGTAGGGGAGCAGtcatggggagagggaaaaagatTAGTTAGCAAAGCCTGGAGAATGATGTTGCAAGGGACTCTTGAACCCCTGTGCCGTCCTGCCATGCTGTGAGAGGCTTGATCTTCAGCCACCGATCAGAGGGAGGAGACACAAAACACGGACCAATTTTCTAATGCATCGGGTCCTCTCAGTCAGCCACAAAGACCCTACTCATCTCACTCTCTGATGCCCAAAGGTTTCATGGTCTCCCAGAGATCATGGCAAAGCCCAGAGACCCCAACAATTAGGATGCCACCCTACCTGGCACCtgcttccacccctccccctgaaCTGTACTCTTCAAGGTCACCAATGATCTCCATGTTCCTTCCCAATGGTCACCTTTTGCCTTCATCTTACTTGACATCTCAGGAACATTAATGGAGTCGACTCTTCCGCTTTTCAAAGGACTCTCCTCTTTTGGTTTCCTCTCTTGGCATTCCTCCCATGTcactgcctcttcctcttcctcctctatcTCACTTGTGAATATTAGAGGACCCGCATTTCCCAAGGCTCAATCCTGGGCtctcttatcttttctttttgcacTCTTCAGGCGATTTCATCTTTCCCTGGCTCCCAAATATCTTTCTCCAGCCCAAATCTCTCCTCTGTGTTCCAAACACAACTACTTACTTGACATTTCCACTTGGATGAGTCACAGGACTCTCAAATTTAACCTGCCCAAACCTCACTCTTGATTTTGGTCCCTCCCATTTCCATGTCTGGTACCTCTGTGCACAAAATCCTCAGGGTGGCTCTGTATTCCTCCCTCCTGCTCAtttcctcacaacaacccatcATTCAATCCTGAAGAatcggaagggtaagctgtgacaaagtgagagagtggcatggacatatatacactaccaaacgtaaaatagatagctagtgggaagcagccgcatagcacagggagatcagctcggtgctttgtgatcgcctagaggggtgggagggagggagacgcaagagggaagagatatgggaacgtatgtatatgtataactgattcactttgttataaagcagaaactaatacaccattgtaaagcaattatactccaataaagctgttaaaaaaaaaatcctgaagaatCTAACTCCAAAATACATCTCTAGTCCATCCACTCCCCAAACTGTGGTCTCAACCGCAAACTTTTCTCACTTGGGACCACTGCAACAGCCTTCGCCTGGCTCTCCAGAAGCCACCCTTGCTGCCTCAATTCACTTTCCACTGACATAGCCAGAGTGATCATTTTGAGACATAAGTCATATCTGTttacttctctgcttaaaaatcCTTCCATTGTTTAGTCGTACCTAAAACGAGAGTGAATGCTTTGCCCCAGTGGCCTCGTTTCCATTCCTTGAACACATCCGGTTATTTCTGACTATAAAGCCTTTGCACACACTGGCCGCTGTATGTAACGCTCTTCTGATGACCAGCGTTTTCTTGTCCCTTAGGTGTCAGCCCAAATGTCActttttcaggggcttccctggtggcgcagtggttgggagtcagcctgccgacgcaggggacacggcttcgtgccccggtccgggaggatcccacatgccgcggagcggctgggcccgtgagccatggccactgagcctgcgcgtctggagcctgtgctccacaacgggagtggccacaacagtgagaggcccgcgtaccgcaaaaaaaaaaaaaaaaaaaaaaaagtcactttttcAGAAAGGCCTTTCACAATCACTCTTATTTCCTGAACACCTCCCTCCCCTGAGTCTTATTGCACCATTTTCCCCCTCGTATCATTCTTACCATTTGCAATGGTGTATCTGATtatttgctaattgtttggctCCTTCACTAGGCCATGAGCCCCACATGGGCAGGAACCAAATTGATTTATTCATCAAAGTACATGCAGTGCCCTGGCACAGCCTGACAcatggaaaatgtaaaataaacctttgttgaatgaatgaatggaatgcatgagtgaatgaatgaaaagcatATGGAAGAACCATCTTGGACTAAGTTCTGCCACCACTGGAAATGCAGGCTTTCTACAGTTTGAGCTCTTTGAGACCTTGACAAGTTAGAGCCTCCTTCAGTTCCCTCTGCTCTGAGCCAAATAGCCCAGTTCCTTCTCAAGCTACTGCCTGCCCCTCCAGGTGCTTCTGTGGCTTGCCAAAGCTTCCCAGCATCATTCTCTCACTGTTCAGGCTGCCTGCCCCTCACTCACTGGTATTTTCAAACTGCTAACATAGCTTAGCTTCTAACTCCCCTCCTGCTTTGGGGTCAAAGAGCTGATGCTGTAACATACTCTTTGCTCAATGACCATAAATTCTCATCTCCTGGGAGTAGAGACTGGGAGTTCATCCTCTGCACCTTTCTCATAGAGATCCTTTGACAGGTCAATGGGATATTTACTGCCATGTCACAGAATGGCATTCATTTTCGAAAACAACCCCAAAGATATTATATTTCCTCTTTGAGGGCAGGCACCATATCTGTCTTATTGACCATtgggcttggcacatagtagatgcccaATTAATATCtgatgaagaaaggaagagacagagggaaggaggaaaattgTGATCAGAGTAGCTAAGCTTCCAGTGGCTGGTTAGGAAAGAAAGAGGGCAACTGCTTTATACCTATTAAgatggaaattatttaaaaaacaaaaccaaataacaaatgttggtgaggatggggAGAAATTGGATCCCTTTTgctttgctgatgggaatgtaagatggtacagccactgtgggagACAGTACGGCAGttcctaaaataattaaatacagaATTACCGTATAATCtggtaattccacttctaggcatacacccaaaagaactgaaagcagaactcaaatatttgtacaccagtgttcatggcaatattattcacaacagccaaaagggggaaagaaaacaactgcccatcgacagatgaatggataaacaaaatgttgtatgtatacacaatggaatattactcagctttaaaaaagaaataaaattccaacatatgctacaacatggatgaaccttgagggtattatgctaagtgaaataagccagacacaaaaggataaatattgtagGATTCTTACCTATATAggtagaatagtcaaattcatggagacagaaagtagaatagtagtTACCAAGGCTTGGGCTGGGGGTGGTAGGAAAGGAtaagagttattgtttaatgggtttagagtttcaatttgggatgatgaaaaagttcagCAGATGGATGGGGGTGATGAGTGCACAACGACATGAATGTACTTAATCccactgaactgtatgcttaaaaatggttaaaacggtaAATTTATGTTAAGTGTATTTCAccacaaaataaagaaagaaagagaaagaaagaggaagaaaggaaggaaggaaagagacaggCTGGTACCCACACTCTTCCATTCAGGGAAGAGACAGAGTTGATATTTCCCATTGTGTCTTGTATTTGGTAAGGACTAAATAAACCATCATtaattaaattgtgtttttccCCCTATAAATGAactccatttttataattttgaaatttaggtatagtttatttctttgtctaCATCCCTAAAAGATTTGAGTTTACTAAATTCTTTATGAAAATAAGCAAACATAAACACTAATCAGTAGGGTTAATGCGATACAATCAAagcaagaattaaaagaaaacaaacactaagTACGATTATGCATCCTGACCACTTATCCTTAACCTCGTGTTAACTGCTGCTCAATACACTTTGATTCTCAcctcagaaaagaagaaacactaCCTTCCAATTCACCCTTGGtccttacactttttttttttgggtccTTACACTTTTGAGTCACATTTCTTTCCCATCTCCAGGCTGTCAGCAGGTGTCACTGCTTCTATAGACtgtcttgtcttttcttcttcttcttttctcttttgttttttctaatttggccacaccatgaggcatgtgggatcttagttccccaaccagggactgaacccaagccccctgcattggaagcatggagtcttaaccactggactgccagagaagtcccttagACTGTCTTTTCATTAAGGCTCAGGCCCTTTTTCATACAAGGCTTTTCTCCAAGAGACCACATGCTTTGGCCACTGACCCACCCACTCTCTCTGTCACCCAGACAAGGAAGAGCTGCCATTTATCCACTGGTTGCCaagaaaataattacagataCCACATGCGCACCAGCAGTGTGAATGCCCGTGGAAGCCTATTCCAAATAGATGAGACTAAGTAATCCTTCTTCTGACTGGAGAGGTTTCTGTCTGCAGAGATAATTAAGCCTGGGTATTTAGAGATGAATTAAAGGACACAACTTCCTTAGCAACCATCAGATACACACTGGTTTCTAACCCTAAACTACTAAcagcttccttctttttcttttttttttcctaaagggaTCACATCCTCTTTCCTGCTATGGACCCAAACTTCCTAGAATATGCATTTGAAAAACAAGTTGAGTAAGTTACAGTACATCCTTGCAAGAGAATAATGCATAAGAAAGAGGAATCTCTTTCTGTATTGATATGGAACAATCTCTGCCAAGCTGCTGTGAGGACAAAGCAAGTGCAAAACAGATCATCTATCTGACACCAGCgtataaaaaagggaaaagagagcaTTTACACAACTGCTGGTTCAGAACATCTCTAGAATGAGCCACAAGAAACTGGTATTACTGGTTGGGAGGGAAAGCGCTGGAGGCCAGGAACGGAAGGAAGACTTTCCACCTTATACAGCTTGCAAATTTCATGTCatataaaagtattatttattcAGAATAAACAAAGCCTactcattaaaagaaaacataaagggaCTGCAGGAAGCTATTTTTCTCCGCTCAGCACAAAGCATAGAACTGTGTCCTTCATCACAAGACTTTGACCCAGGTGGGGTGCGGTAGGGACAGATTATAGGATATTTCAAAGGCCTTTGCACCTGCAACATGGACTCAGGTCAGGGAACCCCTGAACCATGGTGCAGCAAGAAGCAGCTCTGGGGGAGGCTGACTCATGGGGGATGGGCCTGAGCATCTTTAAGGGTCTTGCGAGCCCCGCTTATATCACCACCCAAAGCTGTGCTCCTGTCTGAGGATCAGGCTCTGTGTGACCCAGGCATTGTCCACTGGCACCTGGGATGGCATAGGGGCTGGAGGCTCTGGGGTTTTCCTCTTTAGGGCTGGGAGATGTGGGGCAACAGACAGGATCACAGTGGGTCAGTGGTCACGGAAAGTTGAGTCCCATCTCCAGTTCTGACACTTGAGAGATTCCCACCTTGGAGCAGGGGCCATGTAAAAAGCATCAGATTGAGGATAGAAGGTAAACAGGAGTCTCTtccccttcctgggcctcagtttctcttctgcAAACGGGTGGAATAAAGCCCCACCTTCAAATGGTGTTGCAGGGTTACGTGGCCATGGAGACAGAGATGCTTTTCACTGTCAAGTGGCGTGCACACACGAGCAACGCCAATCACTTGCTCTGACACGTCTGATTGCCCAAGAATCTTGCTCAACGGAAAAGGACGTCCAGACGCTGTGAAATAAAACGTCTTCTGGACGCTGATCTTTATGAAAAGAAGACCAGGTTCTGCCTACATGTCCTTAATCACTGGTAGGAGGTTGTCACTgttccctccctcacctctcaAATCTAATTGCCACAGAACCAGCAATTCTCACTCAGGGCCTGACAGTGGCCTCCTTGTCCTGCCCCGCAGGGCAGACGCTTCTACCTCTCCCCACACGACTGCAAGAACCCCTGCCCAAAGGGGTGAGCACAAACCACAGGAAACGGTGACTGGCTCTGAGAACATGTCACTTCCTGCTTCTGAAGAAGCCTCCAGGGGGTAAGAAGCCATAAGTGGCTCCATccatgggtgggatggggtggggcagaggaatGGGGGGTGGACAGAGAACCCCCTTTCCAGTTTCCCTGGTGCCTTCTGGTCAGAGAAATGCACAGCCCCTTCCAACCCATCCTGGGCCCCGGGTGCATGTGAGTCGGTCCTGAGGAAAGACAGGAGCCTGGTGATCGCTGCTGAGGGGCAGGGGGGAGCCCAGAGCTTGGAGCGGCTGCCCGGGGCTTAGTAAGCTAACCATTTACTGCTCACCGGGGAGGCCTATGCAAAGGCTGATGGTCCCTGGCCAGTTCCCTGCATCTAAATACTGGCTCTCAGAACGTCCCATAGAGGCCTCCGCTTTGTCCCTCTCCCTTGGGGACAGGGAAGAACAGGGAGTCGACCCTAGTTCACACAACTAATAGTGCCAGAGCTGAGACTAGATCCAAGCTTTCTGCATTCCAGGCTCTCCTGAATGACAAACTCGAGTATAAAGGTGAAGGGAGAATGCCTGGGAGGCTGTGAGGAGTGAGGTGCAGAGAGGAAGAATGTgagggtgtggggggaggagggagctcaGACCAGAAGAGCCAGCAGCTTGGCCGTTTTCTCAACGGCCCCAGGAAGCCACTGGCAGCTTAATCAGGAGAGCAGCGTGGGCAGAAAGGGTCTTAGAATATTCTGGCTGCTGGGGAGCAGGCTGGAGCAGAAGCGGGATGACAGGTTAAAAGCGCTGAGGCATCACTCCTGGAGAGAAACACTCAGCGACCTCTGAAATCCACAGCCTCCTTATATCACACTCCAGTCAGGTGAAGAGCTTtgagttggggtgtgtgtgtgtgtgtgtgtgtgtgtgtgtgtgtgtgtgtgtgtgtgttgggagaggTGTTGGGGAAAGAGGGTTTTGCCCTCTGGGCAAAGTCAAACCACAGAAATATGGAAGAGGTGAAACAGGAGAGAAATAATTGATTTTCAGAGggttagctcctctctgaagtcaGACCCAAACTGCAACCCAGCCCAGGGCCGGGTCACTGGTGTGACCATGTCACTCACCTGTCCCGGAAGTGAAGCCAGGCTGCTGAAAGTTGTAGTTCTTTATTTCACTGTACCATCTATCAGCCACCTCCTTTCCTGTAtggaaaagaaagtttaaaactcAGCAGCAAAATCAACCAACTCCCTATTCCTTCCGTCTCCTCCCATTAACCCCAAAGCACCCATCCCACAGTTAGACGTCTCATAAAGCACCAACGAGCTGACATGGGGACTCCTGCCCATGAGCACATCCAGGCTGCAGGGAGGGCCTTGTTAGGGGTTGGAAAGAGCCCTGGCCTGAGGTCAGGGGACCAGCATCTGTGTCCCTGCCCTGACACTAATTCACTGTGTAATCCTGGGCAAGGCCTGCCCCGTTCTGTACAATTGGGTTGAATGCAACGTACTCCAAGGGCTTCTAATGATGCTCTGAGTTTCCGGGAGACCACACCTTCATCCCACCGCAAGTCTGGCTCCTGAAACACCCACAGGAGGAAATGTAATTGGGCCGGTGGGTCAGGGTCTCCCCTGCAGGCAGAAGGGTACTCCCCTGGAGCATCCACTGGTCACAGCATTTCCCTGGGAGCGGCTGATCTCAGGGCCAGAGAGCTAGGAGCCTCGGACCTCAGAGCAGTAAGTCCTGAACTCGAATGAGTGCACCGATCACCTGGGGCTCTTGttagaatgcagattctgactttGGAAGCTCTAGGGTGGAGCCctgagtctgcatttctaacaagttcccaggtgctgctgctcATCCGTGGACCACACTTTGCGGAGCAAGTCCTTCGAGAACAGTGGCTACACAGCGGCCGCAGCTGGGGAGCTGTTCAAAATTACTGATGCCTGGGGCCTGCCACAGGCTGACTGTATCAGGGTCTCCGGAGGAGAGATCCAGGCACTAGTATTTTTTGAAATCTCCACAAAAGATCCCAGTGTGTAGCCAGGGTGGGGAACCACTGCCCTAGAGATGTCCTACCCAACCCCTCTCTGTAGAGATGGGGAAACGGGGGCCAGGAAAGGTAGCAGATTTGCTCAAAGCCACACAGGGAGCCAGCGCCAGGAGCCCTGTCTCCTGCTggctctctcccacccctctcccttctccccgcCAAGGCCCACAGTCtgagcctggggaggggctgcGGGCCTCAGGCTCCTGCTTTCCCGGGGAGCAAGTGCACACTTCTCCTGGAGGGACTCTGCCCCAGGGAAACCAAGAGGACTCCCAGGGCCTCCCCGGGGAACTCCCAGGAATGTGAGGCCAGGGAGGGAGCAGTCATTCTCCCGCGGGAGTTTGGAGAAAGCTTCAGAGCACGAGGTAGCTCTCTCCAGCCTTTTTCCTAAAAAGCCACGACAGCCTTGTCAGAGCCAGGAAGCTCAAGAATGTTTGGTCAGTGTGGTGGGATCACCATTCCAGGCTGTGACCTTGGATGAGAAATTGTCTTTCCCATTATTATTACTTTTCCCAGCACGGAAAAAGGCTCTATTGCATTTTTTCTCGTGAAGAAAGTTAATACACAAGCactgtaaatattttcagaaaaacgTGAGGAACGTAAAATCCTTCTGAGGCTGGGGATGCTTCAGGGCCCGCAGGGTCAGGCTGAGACTCAGCACAGAAACGGTCTGTCTCCCCGCCCTCACTCCTCTGCTGGGAGCTCTTCTGGAagcggggtggggctgggcagtCTGACTCATCTCTGTGTCCCTGGCAGCCAGCACAGGCCTGGCCCTGAGCTGGCCATCGGAGACCTTGTGGTGAGCTGCAGTCAGCTCCTGGGAGCAGACAGACAGCTCTGGggttctcttccctttttctggGCCTGTGGCTGCATCACGGCGACAACACCACGGAGGGCGCTGGGGCCAGGAGGGGCGTGCACGCTGGATGTCCTAGGCCCGGCTCAGGCAGGAGCGGGGGAGCTGAGAAACGACTCACCTGTCTGATCGTAGGATGCCCACGCCAGGTTCTCCCCGCACTGGCCACGACTGGACTCCGGGCTGTGCTTGAGGATCCTCGTGCTGGCCAGGGCCTCTGAATA
Proteins encoded in this region:
- the GLIPR2 gene encoding Golgi-associated plant pathogenesis-related protein 1 isoform X1: MGKSASKQFNDEVLKAHNEYRKQHGVAPLKLCKKLNREAQQYSEALASTRILKHSPESSRGQCGENLAWASYDQTGKEVADRWYSEIKNYNFQQPGFTSGTGHFTAMVWKNTKKMGVGKASAGDGSSFVVARYFPAGNVVNQGFFEENVLPPKK